The Oxalobacteraceae bacterium OTU3CINTB1 genome includes a window with the following:
- a CDS encoding helix-turn-helix transcriptional regulator yields the protein MKAPTNIQLINGPDGHPAFVVVPYEEFMRAYQKEHDLIPQAVVGATLHGATPIRAWREHLQLTQSEVAAKLGISQPSYAKQEASINLRPATVRKIAAALGVTTAQLDF from the coding sequence ATGAAGGCACCTACTAACATCCAATTGATCAACGGACCCGACGGACACCCTGCATTTGTTGTCGTGCCGTACGAGGAATTCATGCGGGCATATCAAAAGGAACATGATCTGATTCCGCAAGCAGTTGTTGGTGCTACGCTTCACGGCGCGACGCCTATACGCGCGTGGCGCGAGCACCTTCAACTCACCCAATCGGAAGTGGCAGCAAAGTTAGGCATTTCCCAACCTTCATACGCCAAGCAGGAGGCCAGCATCAACCTGCGCCCAGCCACTGTCAGGAAAATCGCCGCCGCACTGGGCGTTACCACCGCCCAGCTCGACTTCTAA
- a CDS encoding ATP-binding protein → MMPPFSPDQPHTILIATSAAYDHVTLGKTLGRYGYDVRAVSRGDEALAEADAGGVALAVLDAALAGSAGLELCQRLQQVCGRNLPIYVLSSSPSEDEHERARAAGADAYLPLGLNADDLAEKILLRLKVIQPAPVAADLPAMSTLEVNYHAMLSGSPDAILLLQRGNYRILDVNRRTRELFGLTATELVQAHFLSLCPPAQPDGRASSQVFEAHVEQVMAGGVQVFELTMRHSLGRAVCCELRMVPLNSGPHRLMHVRVVDVTRRKLADALRDGKNRLLEMIARAAPLREILNRLMLLIESQSENVMCTAMLLAPDGVTVQVGAGPNMPPDYLAALEGLSIGPVAGSCGTAIHRKQTVVVADIMNDPLWADYKAVAAQYGLRACWSVPIMLDKDTVLGSLAMYYREVRTPSPEDLSLIGAATYIAGIAIVRTRREEELRRHREHLEELVAARTAELLQAKEDAEHINEELSTALDNLSLTQDELVRRDKLAALGALVAGVAHELNTPIGNSLVMASSMSERTAELRRDLDSGLRRSVLESYLNQAASADEVVVRNLTRAAALVASFKHIAVDSASSQRARFVLGDPISQLLQPLDAGLRQHGLTLEENVDHMLEMDSYPGPLSQALHNLIENSIVHGFDGRTSGTIMLSARDGGNGELVIEVSDTGAGIPAANLPRIYDPFFTTRLGSGGSGLGLYITHNIVTGVLGGRIDASSAEGDGARFTLRLPKVAPL, encoded by the coding sequence ATGATGCCGCCGTTCTCACCCGATCAGCCGCACACGATACTGATTGCCACCAGCGCGGCGTACGACCACGTCACGCTCGGCAAAACGCTGGGCAGGTATGGCTACGACGTGCGCGCGGTCAGCCGCGGCGACGAGGCGCTGGCCGAGGCGGACGCCGGCGGCGTCGCCCTGGCCGTGCTGGACGCGGCACTGGCCGGCAGCGCCGGCCTGGAGCTTTGCCAGCGCCTGCAGCAGGTGTGCGGTCGGAACTTGCCCATCTATGTGTTGTCGAGCTCGCCCAGCGAGGACGAACACGAGCGCGCCCGGGCGGCCGGCGCCGACGCTTATCTGCCGCTCGGCCTCAACGCCGACGACCTGGCCGAAAAAATCCTGCTGCGCTTGAAGGTGATCCAGCCGGCGCCGGTCGCGGCGGACCTGCCCGCCATGTCCACGCTGGAGGTCAACTACCATGCCATGCTGTCCGGCTCGCCGGACGCCATCTTGCTGCTGCAACGCGGCAATTACCGCATCCTGGACGTCAACCGCCGCACGCGCGAACTGTTCGGACTGACCGCAACCGAATTGGTGCAAGCGCACTTCCTGTCGCTGTGTCCGCCAGCGCAGCCGGACGGGCGCGCCTCGTCACAGGTATTCGAGGCGCACGTCGAGCAAGTCATGGCCGGCGGCGTGCAGGTGTTCGAACTGACCATGCGGCACAGCCTGGGCCGCGCCGTGTGTTGCGAACTGCGCATGGTGCCGCTTAACTCCGGGCCACACCGGCTGATGCACGTGCGGGTGGTCGATGTCACGCGGCGCAAGCTGGCCGACGCGCTGCGCGACGGCAAGAACCGCCTGCTGGAGATGATCGCCCGCGCCGCGCCGCTGCGCGAGATTCTCAACCGCCTGATGCTGCTGATCGAATCGCAGTCCGAGAACGTGATGTGCACGGCGATGCTGCTGGCGCCGGACGGCGTCACCGTCCAGGTCGGCGCTGGTCCGAACATGCCACCGGACTACCTGGCCGCCCTCGAAGGCTTGTCGATCGGCCCGGTGGCCGGCTCCTGCGGCACCGCCATCCACCGCAAGCAAACGGTGGTGGTGGCCGACATCATGAACGACCCGCTGTGGGCCGACTACAAGGCGGTGGCCGCCCAATACGGCCTGCGCGCCTGCTGGTCGGTGCCGATCATGCTCGACAAGGATACCGTGCTCGGTTCGCTCGCGATGTACTACCGCGAGGTGCGCACGCCCAGCCCCGAGGATTTGAGCCTGATCGGCGCTGCCACCTATATCGCCGGCATCGCCATCGTCCGCACCCGCCGCGAGGAAGAACTGCGGCGCCACCGCGAGCACCTGGAGGAACTGGTGGCGGCGCGCACGGCCGAGCTGTTGCAGGCCAAGGAGGACGCCGAGCACATCAACGAAGAGCTGAGCACCGCGCTCGACAACCTCAGCCTGACGCAGGATGAGCTGGTGCGGCGCGACAAGCTCGCGGCGCTGGGCGCGCTGGTGGCCGGCGTGGCGCACGAGCTGAACACGCCGATCGGCAACAGCCTGGTGATGGCCAGCAGCATGAGCGAGCGCACGGCGGAACTGCGGCGCGACCTGGACAGCGGCCTGCGCCGCTCGGTGCTGGAGAGCTATCTGAACCAGGCCGCCAGCGCCGACGAGGTGGTGGTGCGCAACCTCACCCGCGCGGCGGCGCTGGTGGCCAGCTTCAAGCACATCGCCGTCGACAGCGCCAGTTCGCAGCGGGCCCGCTTCGTGCTGGGCGACCCGATTTCGCAACTGCTGCAACCGCTCGACGCCGGCCTGCGCCAGCACGGCCTGACCTTGGAAGAGAATGTCGACCACATGCTGGAAATGGACAGCTATCCGGGTCCGCTGAGCCAGGCGCTGCACAATCTGATCGAAAACAGCATCGTGCACGGCTTCGACGGCCGCACCTCCGGGACGATCATGCTGTCGGCCCGCGACGGCGGCAACGGCGAGCTCGTCATCGAAGTCAGCGACACCGGCGCCGGCATTCCGGCCGCCAACCTGCCGCGCATCTACGACCCCTTCTTCACCACCCGGCTCGGCTCCGGCGGCTCCGGGCTGGGCCTCTACATCACCCACAACATCGTCACCGGCGTGCTGGGCGGACGCATCGACGCCAGCAGCGCCGAGGGCGACGGCGCGCGCTTCACCCTGCGCCTGCCGAAGGTGGCGCCGCTGTGA
- a CDS encoding NmrA family NAD(P)-binding protein: MIIVTGATGQLGRLVIASLLKTTRAAQIVAAVRDVAKAADLAAQGVQVRRADYNDAASLDNAFVGATKVLLISSSEVGQRVPQHRAVIDAAARAKAGLFVYTSVLRADSSQLGLAAEHRETEALIRASGLAYSLLRNGWYVENYTAGLAGALAHGALAGAAGEGRIAAAARADYADAAAAVLSSAGPVEQVYELAGDTAFTLADLAAELSRQAGKQVPFHNLPQQEYREMLIGVGLPPPVADLIADSDAAAAKGALDDGGHALSKLIGRPTITLADAVKAAL; encoded by the coding sequence ATGATTATTGTTACTGGTGCGACCGGCCAACTGGGCCGTCTGGTGATTGCCAGCTTGTTGAAAACCACCCGCGCCGCGCAGATCGTCGCCGCCGTGCGCGACGTCGCCAAGGCCGCCGACCTCGCCGCCCAGGGCGTGCAAGTGCGCCGTGCCGATTACAATGATGCCGCGTCGCTGGACAACGCCTTCGTGGGCGCGACCAAGGTGCTGCTGATCTCGTCGAGCGAGGTGGGGCAGCGCGTGCCGCAGCACCGCGCCGTCATCGATGCCGCCGCGCGCGCCAAGGCCGGGCTGTTCGTCTACACCAGCGTGCTGCGCGCCGATAGCAGCCAGCTGGGCCTCGCCGCCGAGCACCGCGAAACGGAAGCGCTGATCCGGGCGTCCGGCCTGGCTTACAGTCTGCTGCGCAACGGCTGGTATGTGGAAAATTACACCGCCGGCCTCGCTGGCGCGCTGGCGCACGGCGCGTTGGCCGGCGCGGCGGGAGAAGGGCGCATCGCCGCCGCCGCGCGCGCGGACTATGCGGACGCGGCGGCGGCAGTGCTGTCGAGCGCCGGACCGGTCGAGCAAGTGTATGAACTGGCGGGCGACACCGCATTCACGCTGGCGGACCTGGCGGCGGAATTGTCGCGCCAGGCCGGCAAGCAGGTGCCTTTCCATAATTTGCCGCAGCAGGAATACCGCGAGATGTTGATCGGCGTGGGCCTTCCACCACCGGTGGCCGATCTGATCGCCGATTCCGACGCCGCCGCGGCCAAGGGCGCGCTGGACGATGGGGGCCATGCGCTGAGCAAGCTGATTGGCCGCCCGACCATCACTTTGGCGGACGCCGTCAAAGCGGCGCTGTAA
- a CDS encoding type II toxin-antitoxin system RelE/ParE family toxin: MNLKNQVTWTPKAVRQLRKLPPEFQLRVFEAADTLEQMPNCPQVLALKNHPYRYRLRVGNFRVLFDWSTVIKIVEIQEVKKRDEGTY, from the coding sequence ATGAACTTGAAAAACCAAGTTACATGGACACCCAAGGCTGTTCGCCAGCTCCGAAAGCTGCCGCCCGAGTTTCAGCTTCGAGTATTTGAAGCCGCCGACACGCTGGAACAAATGCCCAACTGCCCTCAGGTTCTAGCGCTAAAGAATCATCCGTACCGGTACCGTCTACGAGTCGGAAACTTTCGCGTGCTTTTCGACTGGTCGACGGTTATCAAGATTGTTGAAATTCAGGAAGTGAAGAAGCGAGATGAAGGCACCTACTAA
- the rnr gene encoding ribonuclease R, producing the protein MNQTTHTIPSREEILGIFRSAKAPLDLLAVAKSLKVAQDAQAVLSRRLNAMQRDGQIVADDSGHFSLATETGFVAGRVSSHRDGFGFVIPDEPGEDLFLPEKEMQKVLHGDRVLAKVIGVDRRGRPEGTIVEVVQRANTHVIGRLLNENGTWIVAPEDQRIAQDILIEGSIGKAKSGQVVSVELTEQPMRFKQPVGKIVEVLGSLDDPGMEIEIAVRKFGVPHIFSDAALKQANKLPDVVREIDLADRVDLRDIPLVTIDGEDARDFDDAVYCEPVKIGRANAFRLIVAIADVSHYVKPNDALDTDALERSTSVYFPRRVIPMLPEKLSNGLCSLNPAVDRLTLVCDAVITAKGEIKAYQFYPAVIHSAARLTYTEVADILGNTKGPEAARRPGIVPHLLNLYDVYQALLKARSERGAIDFETTETYIVCNPSGKIEKIIPRTRNEAHKLIEECMLTANVCAADLLIRHKHPGTYRIHASPTAEKLKQVRTFLKQVNLNLNGGDKPTAGDYAELMRQVKERPDASLLQTMLLRSMQQAVYSPDNIGHFGLAYEAYAHFTSPIRRYPDLLTHRAIKAILLGKKYEPKIPSTSVLNTNVSNATRKQQAKDKADGKEKKAAVDLTVWDALGVHCSANERRADEASRDVEAWLKCYFMQDKLGEEFTGIITGVTSFGIFVQLDQLFVEGMVHITDLGTDYFQYDDARHELRGDRTGKRFQLTDKVDVQVVRVDLESRKIDLRLAGVDAPPPRPEKPAKDKDRKSNVKPGPTTSQRHEVKTSEPKSAPSKSRSSAPQPSASQPAAKPASRSRGGRGKSNAAAGAAVAPRAAQPASKSKKKR; encoded by the coding sequence TTGAACCAAACTACCCACACCATTCCCAGCCGGGAGGAAATTCTCGGCATCTTCCGCAGCGCCAAGGCGCCGCTTGACCTGCTCGCAGTAGCGAAGTCGCTCAAAGTCGCGCAAGACGCACAAGCCGTGCTGTCGCGCCGGCTCAACGCCATGCAGCGCGACGGCCAGATCGTCGCCGACGACAGCGGTCACTTCTCGCTGGCGACCGAGACCGGCTTCGTGGCCGGCCGCGTCAGCAGCCACCGCGACGGCTTCGGTTTCGTCATCCCGGACGAGCCGGGCGAAGACCTGTTCCTGCCCGAAAAAGAAATGCAGAAAGTGCTGCACGGCGACCGCGTGCTGGCCAAGGTCATCGGCGTCGATCGCCGCGGCCGGCCGGAGGGCACCATCGTTGAAGTGGTGCAGCGCGCCAACACCCACGTCATCGGCCGCCTGCTCAACGAAAACGGCACCTGGATCGTCGCGCCGGAAGACCAGCGCATCGCCCAGGACATCCTGATCGAAGGTTCGATCGGCAAGGCGAAATCGGGGCAGGTCGTCAGCGTTGAGCTGACCGAGCAACCGATGCGCTTCAAGCAGCCGGTCGGCAAGATCGTTGAAGTGCTGGGCTCGCTTGACGATCCGGGCATGGAGATCGAAATCGCCGTGCGCAAGTTCGGCGTGCCGCACATCTTCTCGGACGCCGCGCTCAAGCAGGCCAACAAGCTGCCCGACGTCGTGCGCGAGATCGACCTGGCCGACCGCGTCGACCTGCGCGACATTCCGCTGGTAACCATCGACGGCGAAGACGCGCGCGACTTCGACGACGCGGTCTACTGCGAACCGGTCAAGATCGGCCGCGCCAACGCCTTCCGCCTGATCGTCGCCATCGCCGACGTCAGCCACTACGTCAAGCCGAACGACGCGCTCGACACCGACGCGCTCGAACGCAGCACCTCGGTCTATTTCCCGCGCCGCGTGATTCCGATGCTGCCGGAAAAACTGTCCAACGGCTTGTGCTCGCTGAACCCGGCGGTCGACCGTTTGACCCTGGTGTGCGACGCCGTCATCACCGCCAAGGGCGAGATCAAGGCCTACCAGTTCTATCCGGCCGTGATCCACTCGGCCGCGCGCCTGACCTACACCGAAGTGGCCGACATCCTCGGCAACACCAAGGGACCTGAAGCGGCGCGCCGTCCGGGCATCGTGCCGCATCTGCTGAACCTGTACGACGTCTACCAAGCCTTGTTGAAGGCGCGCAGCGAACGCGGCGCGATCGACTTCGAGACCACCGAAACCTACATCGTTTGCAACCCGTCGGGCAAGATCGAAAAGATCATCCCGCGCACCCGCAACGAAGCGCACAAGCTGATCGAAGAGTGCATGTTGACCGCCAACGTCTGCGCGGCCGACCTGCTGATCCGCCACAAGCATCCCGGCACTTATCGCATCCACGCCAGCCCGACCGCTGAAAAGCTCAAACAGGTGCGCACCTTCCTCAAGCAGGTGAACCTGAACTTGAACGGCGGCGACAAGCCGACCGCCGGCGATTACGCCGAGCTGATGCGTCAGGTCAAGGAGCGTCCGGACGCGTCGCTGCTGCAAACCATGCTGCTGCGCTCCATGCAGCAGGCGGTCTACTCGCCGGACAACATCGGCCACTTCGGCCTGGCGTATGAGGCCTATGCCCACTTCACCAGCCCGATCCGCCGCTACCCGGACTTGCTGACGCACCGCGCCATCAAGGCGATTTTGCTCGGTAAAAAATACGAGCCGAAGATCCCGTCGACCAGCGTGCTCAACACCAATGTCTCGAACGCCACGCGCAAGCAGCAGGCCAAGGACAAGGCCGACGGCAAAGAGAAAAAAGCCGCCGTCGACCTGACCGTGTGGGACGCGCTCGGCGTGCACTGCTCGGCCAACGAGCGCCGCGCCGATGAAGCGTCGCGCGACGTCGAAGCCTGGCTGAAGTGCTACTTCATGCAGGACAAGCTGGGCGAGGAATTCACCGGCATCATCACCGGCGTGACCAGCTTCGGCATCTTCGTGCAGCTGGATCAATTGTTCGTCGAAGGCATGGTGCACATCACCGACCTCGGCACCGACTACTTCCAGTACGACGACGCCCGTCACGAACTGCGCGGCGACCGCACCGGCAAACGCTTCCAGCTGACCGACAAGGTCGACGTGCAAGTGGTCCGCGTCGATCTGGAATCGCGCAAGATCGATCTGCGCCTGGCCGGGGTCGACGCGCCGCCGCCACGTCCGGAGAAACCGGCCAAGGACAAGGATCGTAAGAGCAACGTCAAGCCGGGCCCGACGACGTCGCAGCGCCACGAGGTCAAGACCAGCGAGCCGAAGTCGGCGCCGTCCAAGTCCAGGTCGTCCGCTCCGCAGCCGTCCGCTTCCCAGCCCGCCGCCAAACCGGCGTCGCGCTCCAGGGGCGGACGCGGCAAGTCCAATGCCGCGGCGGGTGCCGCGGTAGCACCCCGAGCAGCGCAGCCTGCCTCAAAAAGTAAGAAGAAGCGATAA
- a CDS encoding helix-turn-helix transcriptional regulator, producing MTEPKTSKSLRNSLAALSDGQRAEVLAADCPSRAVLAHITSRWGVLVLVVLLDGTHRFSQLRRAIGGVSEKMLAQTLDALAYDGLVLRVAQQVLPPHVEYSLTPLGREAAERLEVLVDWIEDNFQQIKQAQEAATVAAA from the coding sequence ATGACCGAGCCGAAAACCAGCAAATCCCTGCGCAACAGCCTCGCCGCGCTCAGCGACGGCCAGCGCGCCGAAGTGCTCGCCGCCGATTGCCCGTCGCGCGCCGTGCTGGCCCACATCACCAGCCGCTGGGGCGTGCTGGTGCTGGTGGTGCTGCTCGACGGCACCCACCGCTTCAGCCAGCTGCGGCGCGCGATTGGTGGCGTCAGCGAGAAAATGCTGGCGCAAACGCTGGACGCGCTGGCCTACGACGGCCTGGTGCTGCGCGTGGCACAACAGGTATTGCCGCCGCACGTGGAGTACAGCCTGACCCCGCTGGGACGCGAGGCGGCCGAGCGGCTGGAGGTGCTGGTCGACTGGATCGAGGATAACTTCCAACAAATCAAACAGGCGCAGGAGGCGGCCACGGTTGCGGCGGCATAA
- the rlmB gene encoding 23S rRNA (guanosine(2251)-2'-O)-methyltransferase RlmB: MKNKMIFGFHAVTSRLRHEASSVEEIFIDATRDDRRMKDLVANAKAAGVRVMPVDSGRLDKIVGTRRHQGVIAFASQLALARNLDELLDAIEGPPLLLVLDGITDPHNLGACLRVADGVGAHAVIVPKDRAVGLNATAAKVASGAAETVPYITVTNLARTLRDLKDRDIWLIGTSDDGEKGLYEADFTGPTALVMGSEGEGMRRLTRETCDMLVSIPMFGSVESLNVSVASGVCLYEARRQRLAKEA; encoded by the coding sequence ATGAAGAACAAAATGATTTTTGGTTTCCATGCGGTGACCTCGCGTTTGCGTCATGAGGCCTCATCCGTGGAAGAGATTTTCATCGACGCCACGCGCGACGACCGCCGCATGAAGGATCTGGTCGCCAACGCCAAGGCGGCCGGTGTGCGCGTCATGCCGGTCGATTCCGGCCGGCTCGACAAGATCGTCGGCACCCGCCGCCACCAGGGCGTGATCGCCTTCGCCTCGCAGCTGGCGCTGGCGCGCAACCTCGATGAACTGCTCGACGCCATCGAAGGCCCGCCGTTGTTGCTGGTCCTCGACGGCATCACCGATCCGCACAACCTGGGCGCCTGCCTGCGCGTGGCCGATGGTGTCGGCGCGCACGCGGTCATCGTGCCGAAGGACCGCGCCGTCGGTTTGAACGCCACGGCCGCCAAGGTCGCCAGCGGCGCGGCCGAAACCGTGCCTTACATCACCGTCACCAATCTGGCGCGCACCTTGCGCGACCTGAAGGACCGCGACATCTGGCTGATCGGCACCTCCGACGACGGCGAAAAAGGGCTGTACGAAGCCGACTTCACCGGCCCGACCGCCCTGGTCATGGGTTCGGAAGGCGAAGGCATGCGCCGCCTGACGCGCGAGACCTGCGACATGCTGGTCAGCATCCCGATGTTCGGTTCGGTTGAAAGTTTGAACGTCTCCGTGGCCTCCGGCGTCTGTCTGTACGAAGCGCGCCGCCAGCGCCTTGCCAAGGAAGCTTAA
- a CDS encoding ATP-binding protein, producing the protein MEMLNNWFSSQGFMPHGHCFLWIPSILWTSVVADALIALAYLTIPITLIYFIRRRSDMPFNWMFIAFGVFILACGSTHLAEIWVVWRPDYVPLVILKAITAVASVVTAIALVRLVPVALLIPSPAQLAAVNAELLQANKDLRAAMERAEVANRAKSAFLAAMSHELRTPLNAILGYTQILRRDKHLSPTQQAGLGTIHQGGHHLLALINDVLDLSRVEAGKMEFHPKPVRLGELLTVVADIMRVRAEQRHLHFELELVGGLPMAVSVDETRLRQVLLNLLGNAVKFTDHGAVRLRVSPAPVRAPVAVVAAASGPAGIAAVAEVTATAHLRFEVLDEGVGIDASLLDSIFAPFEQVGDTARRAGGTGLGLAISRQLVRQMGGDVKVESMPGRGSRFWFDVPMPVVDAPGPAVGGGDIPSGYLGPRKTLLVVDDVATNRAFLRDLLGPLGFRMQEADNGAAALRQAKIDPPDLVLMDMVMPDMDGIETTRRLRAEPGTASTPVLIISASSTPEEGQRAIAAGADAFLSKPVDEHALLGEIGVRLNLQWIR; encoded by the coding sequence ATGGAGATGTTGAACAACTGGTTTAGCAGCCAGGGATTTATGCCGCACGGCCACTGCTTTCTGTGGATACCGTCCATCCTGTGGACCAGCGTCGTCGCCGACGCGCTGATCGCACTGGCCTATCTGACCATCCCCATCACCCTGATCTACTTCATACGCCGCCGCAGCGACATGCCGTTCAACTGGATGTTCATCGCCTTCGGTGTGTTCATCCTCGCTTGCGGCAGCACGCACCTGGCCGAGATTTGGGTGGTCTGGCGTCCCGACTACGTGCCGCTGGTGATCCTCAAGGCGATCACGGCGGTCGCGTCCGTGGTGACGGCTATCGCGCTGGTGCGGCTGGTGCCGGTGGCGCTGCTGATACCAAGCCCGGCCCAGCTGGCCGCCGTCAACGCCGAGCTACTGCAAGCCAACAAGGACCTGCGCGCCGCGATGGAGCGCGCCGAAGTGGCGAACCGCGCCAAGAGCGCGTTTCTGGCGGCAATGAGCCACGAGTTGCGCACGCCGCTCAACGCCATCCTGGGCTACACGCAAATCCTCAGGCGCGACAAGCACCTGTCGCCGACGCAGCAAGCCGGCCTCGGCACGATCCATCAGGGCGGCCACCACCTGCTGGCGCTGATCAACGACGTGCTGGACCTGTCGCGGGTAGAGGCGGGCAAGATGGAGTTCCACCCCAAGCCGGTGCGGCTGGGTGAGTTGTTGACGGTGGTCGCCGACATCATGCGCGTGCGGGCAGAGCAGCGGCATTTGCATTTTGAGCTGGAACTGGTCGGCGGGCTGCCAATGGCGGTCAGCGTCGATGAAACGCGGCTGCGCCAAGTGCTGTTGAACCTGCTTGGCAACGCCGTCAAATTCACCGACCACGGCGCCGTGCGTCTGCGCGTTTCTCCCGCACCCGTGCGCGCGCCGGTCGCGGTGGTCGCGGCGGCATCTGGCCCGGCCGGCATTGCCGCCGTCGCCGAAGTCACGGCCACCGCCCATCTGCGTTTCGAAGTGCTGGACGAGGGTGTGGGCATAGACGCCTCCCTGCTGGACAGCATTTTCGCGCCGTTCGAACAGGTCGGCGACACCGCGCGCCGCGCCGGCGGTACCGGCCTGGGCCTGGCGATCAGCCGCCAACTGGTGCGCCAGATGGGTGGCGATGTGAAAGTGGAGAGCATGCCGGGCCGAGGCAGCCGCTTCTGGTTCGATGTTCCGATGCCCGTCGTCGACGCGCCCGGCCCGGCGGTGGGTGGCGGTGACATCCCGAGTGGCTACCTGGGGCCGCGTAAAACTTTGCTGGTGGTGGATGATGTCGCGACCAATCGCGCTTTCCTGCGCGATCTGTTGGGGCCGCTTGGTTTCCGCATGCAGGAGGCCGACAATGGCGCCGCCGCGCTGCGTCAGGCGAAAATCGATCCGCCCGACCTGGTGCTGATGGACATGGTGATGCCGGACATGGACGGAATTGAAACGACGCGCAGGTTGCGCGCCGAGCCAGGCACCGCCAGCACGCCGGTACTGATTATTTCGGCCAGCTCGACGCCGGAGGAGGGGCAGCGCGCGATCGCCGCCGGCGCCGATGCGTTTCTCAGCAAGCCGGTCGACGAGCACGCGTTGCTCGGTGAAATCGGCGTCCGCCTCAACCTGCAATGGATAAGGTGA